One Primulina eburnea isolate SZY01 chromosome 4, ASM2296580v1, whole genome shotgun sequence genomic window, CATTTGGGAGATCAAGCAttcttatttttgaatatttatgTTGGGTCCAACATAAATCTTGTACAAAATATACTCAATGATTAATGTGAAACTTGACTTGATATTGTCGACTTCCGTTTTGCAGGTTAATGAGAGTTTCCCTTTCTCCATTTGCTTGTCATGGAAGGGTTATGCTTCAGATACACAAAGTGGAGAGGTGGATAATCAGCAGAGAAAGGTTGTATTCGCAAGGGGTAATCCTATACCTAGTGTGAAGGCTTTGACTTTATACAGATCTGGCACATTCACCTTGAATGTGGAGTACGCTGACAGTGAATTATCGGGTCCTGCCAATATTAGCACCTACACGGTAATTGTGTTGAGCGCATTTACACGAGCTTATTAGCTTATTCTTTATATAGCATAGCTTTTTGATTCATATTCTTTGCCATCACATGACATTACCCGATGTGTTGGTGTGCAGATTGGACCTTTCCAATCCGCAAAGGGTGAACAGGTGAAAGTAAAGGTCAAAGTGCGTTTAAATCTTCATGGTATTGTATCTGTTGAGTCAGCAACGGTAAGCTTTCAGGATAAAGCTTTTCCGTGATTTGATAAAGATGCAGTCTATTCATGTAATTCATTTGTTTATTACTAGAGTTCAGGACTCAGGACTACCAATTTTAGAATTAATAAGATATATTAGACCTGCTAATTCCGCTTTAAATTTCTTTCAATTACGTACTCAGATTTTAAGCACCTAAAGGtacttttaaaattaaatcttttGTTTCAATACAATGGTTGAACCATTGATTATTAACATGTGCTGAATGTCTGAACAGGGAAGAAGTTATCTGTACTTGCTTTTACAAATGTGGATCTACATCTGACTTAATTAGTGATAATACATTGTTTACATTTAATTACTCATCATATTCTAATGAAGCACTCGTGTGCAAATGTTTAAATGCGTGATCTTAACACGATATGCAGCAGTGTATGTTTCAGTTGCACTTCATTTGTCTTGGCAAATTTGGACCGCTTTTATGTAAAGTGTTATGTCAAATACCTGATGAAAGCATGTGATTATTGTAAATGTGGGAATAATAAATGTTGCTACTAATGCTGGAAAAGGAATCATGTTCGAAATTTTCAGTTAGTTTTGAACTTTATTGTTTACATGACAAAGTTGGTCAACCGGATATTTTTATAACGACCAGTGATATTTGGATGTTCTGTTATGAACAAAGACTTTGGTGTTTCAATTGTATTCTTTGTATTCTAATTGTGGCTTCTTGATAGCTCTTGGAAGAGGAGGAAACAGAAGTTCCTGTGATAAAAGAGTTGGCCAGCGAACCAACTAAGATGGAAACTGACGAGGCTCCTACTGAAACTGATGTCGATATGCAAGACTCCAAAATTGATGCCTCTGGTGCTGAAAATGGTGTGCTGGAATCtggagatcagacatctgagatGGAAACTGATTCCAAGGTTAGGTGAAAACAATGTCTACTCATTTTTGTTAAGGATTTTGTCTTTGATCTTTGAATTCACGGTTTTCTCAATCTTCCTAGTAATAGTTAGCGTGTCTATATTATTTTTAGGTTTGTTCAAAACTTCAAATAATAGACACTGCAAATCTCTCCCTTTAtgcttcttttcttttcatttaAAAATCGGCTATGCTGCCATGCCACTCTGTATTGTTTTTCATGGAAGAGATCCATTGTGTACCTGCTTGTGTACGATAGAAAACTCCCAATGGGTACTTTTGATGGTCATCCCTTTCTGCGGTTATGTGAGTCGCCTATAAGGATATCTCGTTACCGTGTTTCATTAGGTGGAGGATCCAAAGAAAAAGGTCAGGAAAAGAAATGTTCTTGTAACTGAAGTTGTCGTTCATGGAGGTCTGGCGGCCATGGATTTGCAAAAGGCTGTGGAGAAGGAATTTGAGATGGCTCTGCAGGATCGAGTGATGGAAGAAACTAAAGATAAAAAGAACTCACTCGAGTCTTATGTCTATGACATGCGGAACAAGGTATGTACGATGGTGTTGCTCTTGCTTGAACGGTTTCCGTTTGGTACTGATAGTTTTGCCTGTGCAGCTTAATGGCAAGTATTGCGACTTCGTAACGGATTCAGACAGAGAACAGTTCATCTCCAGATTGCAGGTGGTGGAAGATTGGTTGTATGAAGATGGTGAGGATGAAACGAAAGGTGTCTATATTTCTAAGTTGGAGGAGCTCAAAAAGGTGAGTATCTTGAAATTGGGTTCTTCTGttatgttattgtgtttctaatctTAGtagtaagatttttttttttaaattttggaaATATAATCTGGCAGCAAGGTGATCCCATAGAAGAGCGCTACAAGGAGCATTCAATGAGGGGACCTGCGGCAGACCAACTTATGTCTTGCATCAAGAATTTCGCAGAAGCAGCAGTGTCGAATGATCCCAGATTTGATCACATTGAAAGGGAAGAGAAACAAAAGGTGTTAGCCTGCTCCCAGTAGCCACATAATACTTATCTAATGAATTGTGAGTCATTTTATGTTTCTGCTTTCAGGTTGTGGATGAATGCATGGAAGCAGAGGTTTGGTTGAGAGAGAGAAAACGACGACAAGATTCACTCCCTAAGTATGCAACACCAGTTCTTTTGTCTGCCGATATGAGAAAAAAAGCTGAAACTCTTGATAGGTATGGTAAATTTGGTTCAAGAAAATAACTAACTCTTGATAGATACGAGGAAAACGATGACAAGATTCCCTCCCTTCAGATCTTTTTACACGATGGTTCATGAATTTTACGATAGTATGAATTATGCCAACACTCTCTAAGAACTCCCGCTTGGCTTGAAATCGTTGATCTTTAATATTACCATAAACTATTCAAGCCAGGTTTCAAAAAGCTCGTGTACCCTGCTCAAATCCTTTCCAGAAGGCTCCAAGCCGCTTTTATTATTTGCTTTGGTTTGCTTTACTTTTCACGTATGATAACACATGGAACTACAATTTCCATCAACAGTTACTGCAAGCGCATAATGACAAAACCGAAGCCCGCAAAGCCAACTCCACATGAGACACCCTCGCCAGCCCCTTCTCAGAGTGGCGAAACACAGGATCAGGAGATAGATAATCCTAATTTAAGCCCTAGCCAAGCCCCTAATGCAAGCAATGAAGTACCGTCAGCTGCTGCTAAACCAATGGAAATGGAAACAGTTGAGTCCGATACCGCTTCACCAAATACTGCATAATCCAATTATTAACCCGTAGGGGTAACATTTCATTCTTCCTATTTTGGTTCCTTTTTGTGGCTGAAAAAGTCGAGTTCTGTTTCTTGGTAAGTTTTGGTAATGCTGAAATTAATGGGACATGATCTGATTATGTCAATACTTGCCAAGAGTTTCTGTCTGAAACGTTATAATTCATTATTGCTGGTTCAGTGAAACATTGTTTTCTCTCAACGGAAAATGCAGTTTTGGGATCAAATTTATATTcaaaaaattttcttctttccAATGAGCCCATGAACAGGAAATCTAATTTTTATCGAAATTTATTACATCCTTgagagattatgagttccaccGGCAGACGACATAAATCGAAGCAGAAAAATATACAGAATTCCATGcaatattaaaatttgatacATGTTGAACAGAATGAGGCGTGAGTGTGACGTTAAATTTGAATAGAATAGATGAGAGGTTTCTTGGGGAAAGAAAATACAATGATAaatgaattacaaaaaaaacagaattaaaatttgatttcgGAATGTATCACCAAAAATAAATTACACAAACTACGGTTGGATTcaattcatgaaataaattattttttatgtataaATATGAATCAgtaagtatgaatcagatcaaaTATATAAGTTATGAAATCGTCTAATAAAAGATGAagttaataaattaatattggCATTGATGGTTTAATATaatagatttttttatttataagatAAAAGATTAATATTTTAAAGATCGAGTAGCTAAAATTCTCAATCACCAACTAAAAAATAGCGTAGAAATTAGAACTAAGTTTAACCATTTTGAATTCGAGGAGGAAATGAATAGTTGATCGAATTATATGCATTGTATTTTTGTATGTATGTATCTTCTCTGatagatatttgattttgaaatttgataatgATTGTGATAAGAGTTTTTATCCCAATTAAATTTGATGTTTTATTGTTCAGAGAATTTATGAAAACCTTCAGAGAATAATAATATCTCTAAATACCAAAGTAATTTATTTTGATATTCAAATTTATGATGAAATATATTCGATAGTCGGTGGTGATACCGATACATTCGAATTTATGATGAAATATTCAAAAAcaatttttgataaaatcaaaatctgaaaaggATCAAACATATTAACTTAAATTAGAGTCCAAATTAAATGAAACACAACTCCAAGATTATATTCAAGTTATAAAACAATACAAAATTATTATCActctaataaattcaaaaaactTATGATATTAAAGATAAATTTAGATAAGCCGATGGGATCTTAAAATTCATGCAAATTTAAGTCATTAATGTcgaattatttaattactatgCCATTT contains:
- the LOC140829228 gene encoding heat shock 70 kDa protein 15-like codes for the protein MSVVGFDFGNDNCVVAVARQRGIDVVLNEESKRETPAIVSFGDKQRFLGTAGSASSLTNPKNTISQIKRLLGCRFSDPELQRDLKSLPFLVIDGPDGYPLIQAQYLGETRTFTPTQILGMVLSNLKSIAEKNLNAPVADCCIGIPVYFTDLQRRAVIDAATIARLRPLRLFHETTATALAYGIYKTDLPENESLNVVFVDVGHASMQVCVAAFKKGQLQILAHAFDRSLGGRDFDEALFQHFAAKFKDEYNIDVFMNAKACLRLRAACEKLKKVLSANPAAPLNIECLMDEKDVKGVIKREEFEQISVPILERVKIPLEKALVEAGVTIENIHSVEVVGSGSRVPAIIKILTDFFGKEPRRTMNASECVAKGCALQCAMLSPTFKVREFQVNESFPFSICLSWKGYASDTQSGEVDNQQRKVVFARGNPIPSVKALTLYRSGTFTLNVEYADSELSGPANISTYTIGPFQSAKGEQVKVKVKVRLNLHGIVSVESATLLEEEETEVPVIKELASEPTKMETDEAPTETDVDMQDSKIDASGAENGVLESGDQTSEMETDSKVEDPKKKVRKRNVLVTEVVVHGGLAAMDLQKAVEKEFEMALQDRVMEETKDKKNSLESYVYDMRNKLNGKYCDFVTDSDREQFISRLQVVEDWLYEDGEDETKGVYISKLEELKKQGDPIEERYKEHSMRGPAADQLMSCIKNFAEAAVSNDPRFDHIEREEKQKVVDECMEAEVWLRERKRRQDSLPKYATPVLLSADMRKKAETLDSYCKRIMTKPKPAKPTPHETPSPAPSQSGETQDQEIDNPNLSPSQAPNASNEVPSAAAKPMEMETVESDTASPNTA